The Haematobia irritans isolate KBUSLIRL chromosome 1, ASM5000362v1, whole genome shotgun sequence DNA segment GTTTTTCAACAAGAACCAATCTTCCGAAATCGCAACTACCTAGCACTTCTTTAGTAGTCCATGTAATCTCAGGATTTTTAAAAATACACGTagatattgttttgttttttgatttgttaattgtttttttttttttttttttaatgtattttaaaGCTTTTCTTGAGTTTTATCACAAGGACATTTTCTTAATACTAATGTTATTCATTTAATATCATTCATTATTTACTTAGGACTAAAGGAAGACATCGATATGTTTGCTTATTACTTATTAGAATAATATGAATTAACTATGGTATAATTAAAATTCTGCTGCCTGCTGCTGAATATCACATGgatttttcttgttttaaaGCTTTTGAATTGGGGGGATATGCGTAGACCTTAACGGCATTCTCTTAGGCTTGAGCCCAACGATCTTGGAATTGCATCAGGGGATATTGATAGTTACTGTAACAGTATGCTGGTTGTACTAAATCCTCATCAACAGCTGGCATAATGGTGCTGGTTACTGGTTGCAAATTGGTAGTCCAGAAGAATGTACCTGCCTCAGTGCGAGCAAATCTTACTGGAACATAAATATCCTCTTCATCATCTTCACAGCACATATCGGCTAATTTCTCATTTGCAGCATTGTCATCGATTTCGGTTAAGTATTGTTGATGTTCGGCTTGCATGTTAcgataattttccaaattttcatatGATGTGTTAGAGCAGCTTGAGTAACCGGTAGATGTGGAGCAATTATCATTGTGACAAATtggcatttgttgtttttgatgctTTTTAAAGAAAGTCTTCAATACTTTCTTGATGCTATAACTGTTGCtcttcattttgtttgttgttgtggtAGTTTCCATTTGTTGGCACATTGTTAGAATATTATCGAGTTGGTCGATGTTGCTTGTTTTGAACACTTTGTGTGAATGATATTGAAGTGGAAATGCATGCCGCTTTTATACTCGTGACGACTGCATTTCCTTTGACTGAACGTATACGCACATATTTCGAAAAACAAATTTCCTCTCCGAACTCCAGCAACGGAAAGGGAGAATTAGAATTTCTTGTACAGCCAGCTATGGTAGCCCTACTACTCATATTTCAGGGAAATAAACATTAAGAGAAACAGACAACAAGTAAACCGATggaataataacaacaaaaatgtgTTGCTCAACGGATAGACAACAACAATGCACGCAAGTGTGTCGACCTTACCCCAAACAGAGAGAGAGACACACACTTCAAAAACCCTGCGTACTTATTTCCTTGTTTTCAGTGTTGTtaactttttgttatttttttaccaaCTACTGTGTTATGGGTCGATTTTGGAAGTAATTAAATTAGACTTCCAAATCAGGTGAAACAACGCTTTAGTTGCCGCGCACAATTATATTTATGTCCcagttttaattgtattttgggATAATTGCTGTTATTGTTTGTTGAAGAGGTTTTTACATGGACTTaaaggtaaatttaaaatatatgacACTGACTTTTTGGcatttatatttttggaaaagtcgacattttgaaaattgctGGAAAAATTTACTGTTTCTTTATTaccaaaattccattttaatttGAGTCTTATAATTATGAAAGCTGCTCAAAATAGTGAATATTGATTAGTCGAAATTCAAAATCGCCAACATTCCCTTTaagttttcaaaatgttgtttacaaaaagtcgatttaccaaaaaattgacattatTAAGGGCTATAGTGTGATTGATTGCATCGGACAGATAGGCGATATGTTGTATATCTTTAccgatattatttatatatttttttgtgtggtcGGAAATCGACATTCCATTGTGTTAAGGAATAACAAACCGCCATTCTACAGTGGAGGGAATAAAAATCACTAAATTAGCTACACTATATTATGTTGTCTTCATATACGAAAATAGAGAGTGGGAGAGGAATTCTCGATGCACTTAATATTGAGAGAGCATTGGTAGCAGGTCCTCCCTTGTGGTTACTTTGCTGGTGGTGGTTAAGATACAATTTCATTCAAAAAGGGATCTGTagttttattgttgctgttTGGTTTGAACCCCTGTTTATTCCTGCACTTCGTCATCAAGAACTAATTTAAAAGTGTGGGAAAATGTTTTGGaaatggttgttttttttttacaatagtgCCCTGGGTTTGCCTTATTGATAAATGCACATTAATGTCTGTTCTGCTATGAacgaaattaaatgtttactttTACTTGCAAAGGGTAAGCCAGTAACTTTTCAAGTCATTCAAGATGAGGGGGATATCAGCAGAAACAAAATAAgtctttttgtgaaaaaatcggCAGGTgttgttgaagaaattttctcatgATTTGAAACGAACTCTTAAATAACCAAAACAAGGGGAGATTGTTGCTTTTGAGTTGCTGCTGCCCTTGCGGTTGTTGATGGTTGGCTGGCTGGCTGTCTATCTGTCTCCTTAAGGATTACGGAAGATTGTATGGAAGGTTGTTGTtgctacgttttttttttttgggtacggTTGTTAAATGTTAATTTGAGATCCCTTGAGAGGATATGCATTTATAAGCACATATCAAAGAACCCAAGTGTTTCGTGGGAAACACACTTTTCTCAACATTCCCACGCATTTGTACGTTGCATGTCCTTCCCGGAGCTAAATTATCCTGTTGCTGGTTTGGGCTCTTTTTTGTCTCTGCTGCTACTGTTTATCGATGAAGGATGAATGGATATGTAATTTGTGCTCATGAATGAATGGAGTATGTTGTTACAATTCCATCGCATAGGATAATAACGACAGAAGGAGGGGTAGAAAGGCGTATGAGTAGGattcaacttaaatttttatcacaatcgAATTGAGATTATAACAGCACTAACAACATAATGGGAAAGAGACTTGTGGCTGACTGTATGTAAAGTAATTATATTTTCTGGCGTACTTTTCTGCTGCTACTGGTGCTGTCGTATGTTTGTCGTGCAGCAGTTAAAGCATACAATAACACTTTGATATAATTATGTTGTATAGTACAACATAGTAGGTGAGAGAAATTTGCTTGCTGTTTGGTCAGTGTTAAGGGGGCAAGGGAAGACATCAGATATGAGGGGattccgtttttttttgttttaattatctTAGAAAAGGCAGAATAGTGAATATTTGTTTGCAAGGATATAACACACGTCATCTCCGACTACTGTATATTTTGGCACTTGGTACAAATGTTGCACTTGTTATTTAATACAAGTACGTGAGTGTGTGAGGGTTATTTAAGTTATCCTCTAAGTGGGGTAAGGTTGATCTACTTTGtaaagatttttaaaaattcccacagagcaagtaaaattttgaagttaTGTGTGAAGATATTTATACCTATTAATTGAGGCTGGAGACTAATAAGTGATGTAAATGCTAGACTGTACAAAACCACTCAAGAAAATGAAGATTAGGAATCTACGACTAgaataaatgttttatatgtGTCAATACATAGATCACACAAATCATAAAAATACGTGTAATTAAAACTATATAATTTAGTGTTATAACTTATAAGATTTAATATCTTGTTGTGATAGGCTATTATaaccacaaataaaaaatacaattaagtCAATACATTTAGTCAAATTgaggaacaaattttaaatattaccagTTTTTTGTTAACAATTACAGTTTGTTATGTCAAATTGTTGAGATAGGAGCTATGCAAGGAATCGACAGTAGAACGTATTCCTTTACTAATCCCCAAAGTAtctgtaaagggtggttaaaatatcaagggccgatgttgattttgaataaaacacaaactattttggaaattattgtaattttattttattatgatatattggtattactcaattatagggctgttttcttttaacactggatgcagcatttgtatgggctatccagaacatcgttgcactggtgttctatccagaacatctcattagTGCAAGTCGAGTCGGTGTTaccagattgcattttgataaagtgacgctttttagattcacaatagcagtttattgtgactaatttatcgaatatcatgaaattcaaagtgatacagtgtcatgaataatcgcaccagtacatatttataactatttgagcatttcatacattaaaaatgtaagatttcacttgttttctgtgattgtttttaaacagctgatgacagtgttgcatattttttggagatgtcctggataaacgagtactctgttttcttttagtccgtgactgctcagggtatccagtgcaaaaagaaaacagcccttatgtatggaacaaaatatcggccaaatgggcgacgCGACCTCGTTGGcataccttcatccgatggtgcaaattttcgatgacgctgaggcataatggaggttctatgccgttaatgtgccgaattatcccaTCCTTTACCTCTTgatttgttgctggcttatcgacgtacaccttttctttcaaataaccccaaagaaaaaagtacaACGGTGtccaatcacatgatcttggcggccaattgacatccccATTATGTAAGATAACAcgaccattgaatttgttgcgcaaaagagccattgtttcgttaactgtatggcaagtggcaccgtcctgctgaaaccacatatcgtccacatccataccttccaattcgggccaaaaaagttcgttatcatctcacgatagcgaacaccattcacagtaactgcctgaccggcctcatgttggaaaaaatacggcccgatgatgccgccagcccataaaccgcaccaaacagtcactctttgtgggcgcattggtttttcgacaatcactcttggattctcattcgcccaaatgcggcaattctgtttattgacgaatccactgaggtgaaaatgtgcctcatcactgaagatgattttctttgaaaattgatcatccactgttgccattttcaTTTGCGTTCAGTGGCGCATTTTACATTAGCTTTCCttgaatttctaaattaaatatCTGGAACGTTCTTTCCGACTTGTTCGAAATTCAGTATTTGACTTTAGTGTGCATCCTGTCAATGTCATAGAGTAGAAATAGTCTTCATGTAACCGATTTCAGTCACGAATTTTGTAGCGACCTGGATCCATAATTAGTTATACAAGTTTGAAAATTACGTTCGAAAAAACGGGAACGACAACAATATGAAAATGACACGTTCAAAACGGTTTCGCTCACGGCCGTTTACGATTTCAAgaacggctttcgtttttcttgaaaagttttattaaaatattctgtagatttCTTATTGCAACTACATTAGTCGTGCAATGTGCTAATGCGACTGTTAACGTGTATTGAGCGgacaatccaggttcgagtcacggtagcgattTTTTTTACGAATTCGTAACCATCACGTTTTTAGGACATGAGCGTtggttgattgttttttttttgataccgcattgtgtcattttatcgttgacaGATTGCTACCGTCTTTTCTCCGTTTgaaaccacatgtgtgttgattcggtTGACCTGTCCGTTTCAAACGTAATGTGAATGTCATTCGGTTATCAAAAATATGTCTCTGATCATTTTAAGGTAATACGACTAAGATTAGTCCTATATTAATCTTAGAGCAGTTTTTAAGCAGGATCCtttgcattagcgtagctagacaatttagctaaaatttaatagactaaacttataggttcaattaatgttttattttataaaaattaataaaaatcagACATCAAGATATCTG contains these protein-coding regions:
- the E(spl)malpha-BFM gene encoding enhancer of split malpha, Bearded family member, which encodes MCQQMETTTTTNKMKSNSYSIKKVLKTFFKKHQKQQMPICHNDNCSTSTGYSSCSNTSYENLENYRNMQAEHQQYLTEIDDNAANEKLADMCCEDDEEDIYVPVRFARTEAGTFFWTTNLQPVTSTIMPAVDEDLVQPAYCYSNYQYPLMQFQDRWAQA